A single region of the Hippoglossus hippoglossus isolate fHipHip1 chromosome 17, fHipHip1.pri, whole genome shotgun sequence genome encodes:
- the depdc5 gene encoding GATOR complex protein DEPDC5 isoform X2, with the protein MKTNKSYKLVLHKKGFAGSDDELVVNPKVFPQVSLGDIIEIAHPTDEYSPLLLQVKSLKEDLQKETISVDQTVAQAFKLRAYQDVIVNIVDPKDVTLDLVELTFKDQYIGRGDMWRLKKSLVTTCAYVTQKVEFAGIRAQASELWVKGEKVTCGYISEDTRVVFRSTSAMVYIFIQMSCEMWDFDIYGDLYFEKAVNGFLSDLFAKWKEKNCSHEVTVVLFSRTFYNAKSIDEFPEILRGSIRQDHEGRFYEDFYRVVAQNERRDEWTSLLVTIKKLFIQYSVLVRLKEADGFPVGYNSTAAQGNYLEAINLSFNVFDKHYINRNFDRTGQMSVVITPGVGVFEVDRLLMILTKQRMIDNGIGVDLVCMGEQPLHAVPLFKLHNRLTSGDSRVGDDYNLPHWINHSFYTSKSLNSCSSFTPRIKLAGHKIHAEKFKSSKDHTLCAPKDSDNSLPIQVDYDAYDAQVFRLPAPSRIQRSTNFRMGRDKEMSGRKSWGSVDVSAGIGASPPIRSGGPEEKRSLASDDSLGPVSNMLLIPRMPPAQYEVSSSLGYTSTRELLEKMMDSQRDSSAPGRFTVGSAESTLHIRPGGYTPQRALINPFTPSRMPMKLTSNRRRWMHTFPVGPSGEAIQIHHQTRQNMAELQGSQQRDPAHTSAELLELAYHEATGRRTTSRQAGEGLYIGGGMDEFTGSPGSNNSGTLANHGSSFEDFSLISADPTLLLSAPPTVPSFCCTVGVDWKSLTTPACLPLTTDYFPDRQALQNDYTEGCYDLLPHSDLERREDESPVMSASQVFEEFICQRLMQGYQIIVQPNNRKPQPAVATPLGSSPLYSRGLVSLRRAEEEETVYWLSMGRTFHKVCLKDKIITVTRYLPKYPYESAQIQYSYSLCPPHSDAQFVSCWVEFGHERLEEYKWNYLDQYICSAGSEDFSLIDSLKFWRTRFLLLPAGGARRVADGEGHWDIYGEGASARVGGSGDWLLLDGFVRFLEGLNRIRRRHRSDRIIRPKGTPMKGLQITSPLPPYPPEPVAPQGKKGTSALSALLEMDQNQKTLEEQQQQMKPSAAVSDPTTVATAPTHIDSPRKDAAFILDFIRSPRSSYIYHSQLPAEVSEAADKGVQPGATGGAAAQPAGETAASSSIDTSGQSATGVVSLSSSSPPLEILEAIKHPTTGVQLLPEQKGLPLNCFISAEVVHWLVNNVDGVDTQAMAVDKMQKMLDEGLVAHASGEAMRTFVYGFYFYRIVGEKDGPISQLPPTAPGVWSTAALEDFTLFQRKWFEVAFVLEEQQPCDLPTFLLPWLPSRPASYASRHSSFSRSFGGRSQAAALLAATVPEQKTVTLDVDVNNRSDRTEWCSCYYHGNFSLTAAFEIKLHWMAVTAAVLFEMVQGWHRKAASCGFLLVPVLEVPFALTSYLYGDPLRAQLFISLNIQCLLKNGSDKLFEGFEPETYWERMQLFQEAILYRFGFVHDKFSASAFNFPSENKPQYIHVTGTLFLQLPYSKRKYSSGQQRRRRNSTTSNSHGPFGSEEQVGYYWAYNTMLTKAWRTGVLGDERLSDRLLRDFTDFCSNKDNRLLNFWDSCQEKMNTSAP; encoded by the exons ATGAAGACCAACAAGTCATATAAGCTTGTGCTGCACAAGAAAGGTTTTGCTGGAAGTG ATGATGAGTTGGTTGTCAACCCAAAAGTTTTCCCTCAAGTCAGTCTTGGGGACATAATTGAGATTGCGCACCCCACAGATGAATACAG TCCTCTCCTGCTGCAAGTGAAGAGCCTTAAAGAGGATTTACAGAAAG aGACAATCAGTGTGGACCAGACTGTAGCACAAGCCTTTAAACTCCGTGCATACCAGGAtgtcattgttaacattgttGACCCAAAG GATGTAACACTAGACTTGGTGGAGCTGACTTTCAAGGACCAGTACATTGGCAGAGGAGATATGTGGAGACTAAAGAAGAGCCTG GTCACCACATGTGCTTATGTGACACAGAAAGTGGAGTTTGCAGGAATCAG AGCCCAGGCCAGTGAACTCTGGGtaaaaggagagaaagtgacCTGTGGTTACATCAGTGAAGACACCAGG GTGGTGTTCAGATCCACATCTGCAATGGTGTACATCTTCATCCAGATGAGCTGTGAGATGTGGGACTTTGACATCTATG GTGATCTCTACTTTGAGAAGGCTGTAAATGGTTTCCTGTCTGACCTTTTTGCCAAGTGGAAG GAGAAGAACTGTAGTCATGAGGTGACAGTCGTTCTTTTCTCACGTACATTCTACAATGCTAAAAGTATAG ATGAATTTCCAGAGATTTTGAGAGGCTCCATCAGGCAAGATCATGAGGGACGATTTTATGAAGACTTCTATAG GGTTGTGGCTCAGAATGAGAGGCGGGATGAGTGGACATCTTTACTGGTCACTATTAAGAAGCTTTTCATCCAGTATTCTGTCCTGGTGCGACTGAAAGAAGCAG ATGGTTTTCCTGTGGGTTATAACTCAACTGCTGCTCAGGGAAACTACCTGGAGGCCATTAACTTGTCCTTCAACG TATTTGACAAGCACTACATCAACCGAAACTTTGACCGCACTGGACAAATGTCAGTTGTTATTACACCTGGGGTAGGAGTGTTTGAAGTGGACCGTCTACTGATGATTCTCACCAAACAGAGAATGATTGACAACG GTATTGGGGTAGACTTGGTGTGTATGGGGGAGCAGCCATTGCACGCAGTACCATTGTTCAAG CTGCACAATAGGTTGACCTCTGGAGACTCTCGTGTGGGAGATGACTATAACCTGCCCCACTGGATCAACCACAG CTTCTACACCTCCAAAAGTCTGAACTCTTGTAGCTCCTTCACCCCTCGAATCAAACTGGCTGGTCACAAG ATTCATGCGGAAAAATTCAAGAGCAGCAAAGACCACA CTCTCTGTGCTCCAAAGGACTCTGATAACAGCCTGCCTATACAGGTGGACTATGATGCCTATGACGCTCAGGTGTTCAGACTTCCTGCTCCTTCGCGAATTCAGAGAAGCACCAACTTCAG GATGGGTCGAGACAAAGAGATGAGTGGGAGGAAGAGCTGGGGCTCCGTGGACGTCAGCGCAGGCATAGGGGCATCCCCTCCCATACGCTCTGGGGGTCCTGAGGAAAAGCGTAGCCTGGCCTCTGATGATAGTCTAGGCCCAGTGTCCAACATGCTGCTGATACCTCGCATGCCTCCTGCCCAATATGAAGTCAGCAGTTCTCTCGGATACACAAGCACCAGGG AGTTGTTGGAGAAGATGATGGACTCTCAGCGAGACTCCAGTGCCCCGGGCAGGTTCACAGTGGGAAGTGCGGAGTCGACGCTGCACATCCGTCCAGGAGGTTACACCCCACAAAGGGCTCTGATAAACCCCTTCACACCATCCAGGATGCCCATGAAGCTCACCTCTAACCGCCGGCGCTGGATGCACACTTTCCCTGTCG GTCCTTCTGGAGAGGCCATCCAGATCCATCACCAGACCAGACAAAACATGGCTGAACTGCAGGGCAGCCAGCAGAGAGATCCTGCCCACACCTCCGccgagctgctggagctggctTATCACGAGGCCACTGGAAG GCGAACAACATCTCGACAAGCAGGAGAGGGCCTTTAcattggtggagggatggatgagtTCACTGGAAGCCCAGGGAGCAATAACAGTG GAACTTTGGCTAACCATGGCTCCTCCTTTGAAGACTTTTCCCTCATCAGTGCCGATCCAA CCCTGCTGCTGTCTGCACCCCCGACAGTGCCCAGCTTCTGCTGCACAGTGGGGGTAGACTGGAAGTCTCTGACCACACCGGCCTGCCTGCCCCTCACCACCGATTACTTCCCAGACCGCCAGGCACTACAGAACGACTACACCGAGGGCTGCTACGACCTTCTGCCGCACAGTGACCTGGAGAG GCGGGAGGATGAATCTCCAGTGATGAGTGCGTCTCAGGTATTTGAGGAGTTTATCTGTCAGAGGTTGATGCAGGGCTACCAGATCATTGTCCAGCCCAATAACAGAAAGCCACAGCCTGCTGTAGCCACGCCTCTTGGCAGCAGCCCTCTTTACTCCAGAG gGCTGGTGTCTCTGCGtcgggcggaggaggaggagacagtgtACTGGCTCAGTATGGGCCGGACCTTCCATAAAGTTTGtctcaaagacaaaataatcaCTGTTACTCGCTACCTGCCAAA GTACCCATACGAGTCAGCTCAGATCCAGTACAGTTACAGCCTGTGTCCTCCACACTCTGATGCTCAGTTTGTCTCCTGCTGGGTGGAGTTTGGCCACGAGAGACTGGAGGAATACAAATGGAACTACCTAGACCAGTACATTTGCTCTGCTGGCTCAGAGGActtcag TTTGATCGACTCACTGAAGTTCTGGAGGACTCGCTTCCTACTGCTGCCAGCTGGAGGTGCACGCCGAGTGGCAGATGGGGAGGGCCACTGGGATATTTATGGGGAGGGAGCAAGTGCTAGGGTTGGTGGTAGCGGGGACTGGCTACTGCTGGATGGTTTCGTCCGCTTCCTGGAGGGTCTCAATCGCATTCGCCGACGCCACCGCTCTGACAGGATAATCAGG CCAAAAGGCACACCAATGAAAGGACTGCAAATCACGAGTCCTCTCCCTCCATATCCTCCTGAGCCTGTTGCCCCACAAGGCAAGAAAGGCACATCGGCTTTGTCGGCCCTGCTGGAGAtggatcagaatcagaa GacgctggaggagcagcagcagcagatgaagcCCTCAGCAGCTGTCAGTGACCCCACCACTGTTGCGACAGCTCCCACACATATAGACAGTCCCCGCAAG GACGCTGCCTTTATTTTGGATTTTATACGTAGCCCACGCTCCTCCTACATCTATCACTCTCAG TTGCCTGCTGAAGTTAGCGAGGCTGCAGACAAGGGAGTCCAGCCTGGAGCgacaggtggagcagcagcacagccgGCAGGAGAGactgcagccagcagcagcataGATACCAG TGGCCAGTCTGCAACGGGAGTcgtctctctgtcctcctcctcacctcccttGGAGATCCTGGAAGCAATCAAACATCCCAC GACAGGTGTACAGCTGCTCCCAGAGCAGAAAGGTCTCCCACTCAACTGCTTTATCAGCGCTGAGGTTGTTCATTGGCTGGTCAATAATGTCGATGGAGTGGATACACAGGCAATGGCTGTGGATAAAATGCAG AAAATGCTGGATGAAGGTTTGGTGGCCCATGCTTCTGGAGAAGCAATGCGCACCTTCGTCTACGGTTTCTACTTCTACAGGATTGTTGGAGAGAAGGATG gGCCAATCTCCCAGCTCCCCCCCACAGCTCCTGGAGTTTGGTCCACTGCAGCCCTGGAGGACTTCACCCTGTTCCAGAGAAAGTGGTTCGAAGTGGCTTTTGTATTAGAGGAGCAGCAACCCTGTGACCTCCCGACTTTCCTCCTGCCCTGGCTGCCCAGCCGGCCAGCATCCTACGCAAGTAGGCACAGCTCCTTCAGCCGCAGCTTTGGAGGACGCAGCCAGGCCGCTGCACTGCTAG cTGCTACAGTCCCGGAGCAGAAGACAGTCACGCTGGATGTGGATGTTAACAACCGCAGCGACCGGACTGAATGGTGCAGCTGTTATTACCATGGAAACTTCTCCCTCACCGCTGCCTTTGAGATCAAACTGCACTGGATGgctgtcactgctgcagtgcTCTTTGAGATG GTTCAAGGGTGGCATAGGAAAGCAGCCTCGTGCGGCTTCCTGTTGGTTCCGGTGCTGGAGGTTCCTTTCGCTCTGACCTCCTACCTGTATGGAGACCCACTGAGAGCCCAGCTCTTCATCTCTCTCAACATCCAGTGTCTGCTGAAGAACGGCAGTGACAAGCTATTTGAAG GTTTTGAACCAGAGACCTACTGGGAAAGGATGCAGCTCTTTCAGGAGGCCATACTGTACAG
- the depdc5 gene encoding GATOR complex protein DEPDC5 isoform X3 — protein MKTNKSYKLVLHKKGFAGSDDELVVNPKVFPQVSLGDIIEIAHPTDEYSPLLLQVKSLKEDLQKETISVDQTVAQAFKLRAYQDVIVNIVDPKDVTLDLVELTFKDQYIGRGDMWRLKKSLVTTCAYVTQKVEFAGIRAQASELWVKGEKVTCGYISEDTRVVFRSTSAMVYIFIQMSCEMWDFDIYGDLYFEKAVNGFLSDLFAKWKEKNCSHEVTVVLFSRTFYNAKSIDEFPEILRGSIRQDHEGRFYEDFYRVVAQNERRDEWTSLLVTIKKLFIQYSVLVRLKEADGFPVGYNSTAAQGNYLEAINLSFNVFDKHYINRNFDRTGQMSVVITPGVGVFEVDRLLMILTKQRMIDNGIGVDLVCMGEQPLHAVPLFKLHNRLTSGDSRVGDDYNLPHWINHSFYTSKSLNSCSSFTPRIKLAGHKIHAEKFKSSKDHTLCAPKDSDNSLPIQVDYDAYDAQVFRLPAPSRIQRSTNFSDNVSFRMGRDKEMSGRKSWGSVDVSAGIGASPPIRSGGPEEKRSLASDDSLGPVSNMLLIPRMPPAQYEVSSSLGYTSTRELLEKMMDSQRDSSAPGRFTVGSAESTLHIRPGGYTPQRALINPFTPSRMPMKLTSNRRRWMHTFPVGPSGEAIQIHHQTRQNMAELQGSQQRDPAHTSAELLELAYHEATGRRTTSRQAGEGLYIGGGMDEFTGSPGSNNSGTLANHGSSFEDFSLISADPMPSFCCTVGVDWKSLTTPACLPLTTDYFPDRQALQNDYTEGCYDLLPHSDLERREDESPVMSASQVFEEFICQRLMQGYQIIVQPNNRKPQPAVATPLGSSPLYSRGLVSLRRAEEEETVYWLSMGRTFHKVCLKDKIITVTRYLPKYPYESAQIQYSYSLCPPHSDAQFVSCWVEFGHERLEEYKWNYLDQYICSAGSEDFSLIDSLKFWRTRFLLLPAGGARRVADGEGHWDIYGEGASARVGGSGDWLLLDGFVRFLEGLNRIRRRHRSDRIIRPKGTPMKGLQITSPLPPYPPEPVAPQGKKGTSALSALLEMDQNQKTLEEQQQQMKPSAAVSDPTTVATAPTHIDSPRKDAAFILDFIRSPRSSYIYHSQLPAEVSEAADKGVQPGATGGAAAQPAGETAASSSIDTSGQSATGVVSLSSSSPPLEILEAIKHPTTGVQLLPEQKGLPLNCFISAEVVHWLVNNVDGVDTQAMAVDKMQKMLDEGLVAHASGEAMRTFVYGFYFYRIVGEKDGPISQLPPTAPGVWSTAALEDFTLFQRKWFEVAFVLEEQQPCDLPTFLLPWLPSRPASYASRHSSFSRSFGGRSQAAALLAATVPEQKTVTLDVDVNNRSDRTEWCSCYYHGNFSLTAAFEIKLHWMAVTAAVLFEMVQGWHRKAASCGFLLVPVLEVPFALTSYLYGDPLRAQLFISLNIQCLLKNGSDKLFEGFEPETYWERMQLFQEAILYRFGFVHDKFSASAFNFPSENKPQYIHVTGTLFLQLPYSKRKYSSGQQRRRRNSTTSNSHGPFGSEEQVGYYWAYNTMLTKAWRTGVLGDERLSDRLLRDFTDFCSNKDNRLLNFWDSCQEKMNTSAP, from the exons ATGAAGACCAACAAGTCATATAAGCTTGTGCTGCACAAGAAAGGTTTTGCTGGAAGTG ATGATGAGTTGGTTGTCAACCCAAAAGTTTTCCCTCAAGTCAGTCTTGGGGACATAATTGAGATTGCGCACCCCACAGATGAATACAG TCCTCTCCTGCTGCAAGTGAAGAGCCTTAAAGAGGATTTACAGAAAG aGACAATCAGTGTGGACCAGACTGTAGCACAAGCCTTTAAACTCCGTGCATACCAGGAtgtcattgttaacattgttGACCCAAAG GATGTAACACTAGACTTGGTGGAGCTGACTTTCAAGGACCAGTACATTGGCAGAGGAGATATGTGGAGACTAAAGAAGAGCCTG GTCACCACATGTGCTTATGTGACACAGAAAGTGGAGTTTGCAGGAATCAG AGCCCAGGCCAGTGAACTCTGGGtaaaaggagagaaagtgacCTGTGGTTACATCAGTGAAGACACCAGG GTGGTGTTCAGATCCACATCTGCAATGGTGTACATCTTCATCCAGATGAGCTGTGAGATGTGGGACTTTGACATCTATG GTGATCTCTACTTTGAGAAGGCTGTAAATGGTTTCCTGTCTGACCTTTTTGCCAAGTGGAAG GAGAAGAACTGTAGTCATGAGGTGACAGTCGTTCTTTTCTCACGTACATTCTACAATGCTAAAAGTATAG ATGAATTTCCAGAGATTTTGAGAGGCTCCATCAGGCAAGATCATGAGGGACGATTTTATGAAGACTTCTATAG GGTTGTGGCTCAGAATGAGAGGCGGGATGAGTGGACATCTTTACTGGTCACTATTAAGAAGCTTTTCATCCAGTATTCTGTCCTGGTGCGACTGAAAGAAGCAG ATGGTTTTCCTGTGGGTTATAACTCAACTGCTGCTCAGGGAAACTACCTGGAGGCCATTAACTTGTCCTTCAACG TATTTGACAAGCACTACATCAACCGAAACTTTGACCGCACTGGACAAATGTCAGTTGTTATTACACCTGGGGTAGGAGTGTTTGAAGTGGACCGTCTACTGATGATTCTCACCAAACAGAGAATGATTGACAACG GTATTGGGGTAGACTTGGTGTGTATGGGGGAGCAGCCATTGCACGCAGTACCATTGTTCAAG CTGCACAATAGGTTGACCTCTGGAGACTCTCGTGTGGGAGATGACTATAACCTGCCCCACTGGATCAACCACAG CTTCTACACCTCCAAAAGTCTGAACTCTTGTAGCTCCTTCACCCCTCGAATCAAACTGGCTGGTCACAAG ATTCATGCGGAAAAATTCAAGAGCAGCAAAGACCACA CTCTCTGTGCTCCAAAGGACTCTGATAACAGCCTGCCTATACAGGTGGACTATGATGCCTATGACGCTCAGGTGTTCAGACTTCCTGCTCCTTCGCGAATTCAGAGAAGCACCAACTTCAG TGACAATGTGTCTTTCAGGATGGGTCGAGACAAAGAGATGAGTGGGAGGAAGAGCTGGGGCTCCGTGGACGTCAGCGCAGGCATAGGGGCATCCCCTCCCATACGCTCTGGGGGTCCTGAGGAAAAGCGTAGCCTGGCCTCTGATGATAGTCTAGGCCCAGTGTCCAACATGCTGCTGATACCTCGCATGCCTCCTGCCCAATATGAAGTCAGCAGTTCTCTCGGATACACAAGCACCAGGG AGTTGTTGGAGAAGATGATGGACTCTCAGCGAGACTCCAGTGCCCCGGGCAGGTTCACAGTGGGAAGTGCGGAGTCGACGCTGCACATCCGTCCAGGAGGTTACACCCCACAAAGGGCTCTGATAAACCCCTTCACACCATCCAGGATGCCCATGAAGCTCACCTCTAACCGCCGGCGCTGGATGCACACTTTCCCTGTCG GTCCTTCTGGAGAGGCCATCCAGATCCATCACCAGACCAGACAAAACATGGCTGAACTGCAGGGCAGCCAGCAGAGAGATCCTGCCCACACCTCCGccgagctgctggagctggctTATCACGAGGCCACTGGAAG GCGAACAACATCTCGACAAGCAGGAGAGGGCCTTTAcattggtggagggatggatgagtTCACTGGAAGCCCAGGGAGCAATAACAGTG GAACTTTGGCTAACCATGGCTCCTCCTTTGAAGACTTTTCCCTCATCAGTGCCGATCCAA TGCCCAGCTTCTGCTGCACAGTGGGGGTAGACTGGAAGTCTCTGACCACACCGGCCTGCCTGCCCCTCACCACCGATTACTTCCCAGACCGCCAGGCACTACAGAACGACTACACCGAGGGCTGCTACGACCTTCTGCCGCACAGTGACCTGGAGAG GCGGGAGGATGAATCTCCAGTGATGAGTGCGTCTCAGGTATTTGAGGAGTTTATCTGTCAGAGGTTGATGCAGGGCTACCAGATCATTGTCCAGCCCAATAACAGAAAGCCACAGCCTGCTGTAGCCACGCCTCTTGGCAGCAGCCCTCTTTACTCCAGAG gGCTGGTGTCTCTGCGtcgggcggaggaggaggagacagtgtACTGGCTCAGTATGGGCCGGACCTTCCATAAAGTTTGtctcaaagacaaaataatcaCTGTTACTCGCTACCTGCCAAA GTACCCATACGAGTCAGCTCAGATCCAGTACAGTTACAGCCTGTGTCCTCCACACTCTGATGCTCAGTTTGTCTCCTGCTGGGTGGAGTTTGGCCACGAGAGACTGGAGGAATACAAATGGAACTACCTAGACCAGTACATTTGCTCTGCTGGCTCAGAGGActtcag TTTGATCGACTCACTGAAGTTCTGGAGGACTCGCTTCCTACTGCTGCCAGCTGGAGGTGCACGCCGAGTGGCAGATGGGGAGGGCCACTGGGATATTTATGGGGAGGGAGCAAGTGCTAGGGTTGGTGGTAGCGGGGACTGGCTACTGCTGGATGGTTTCGTCCGCTTCCTGGAGGGTCTCAATCGCATTCGCCGACGCCACCGCTCTGACAGGATAATCAGG CCAAAAGGCACACCAATGAAAGGACTGCAAATCACGAGTCCTCTCCCTCCATATCCTCCTGAGCCTGTTGCCCCACAAGGCAAGAAAGGCACATCGGCTTTGTCGGCCCTGCTGGAGAtggatcagaatcagaa GacgctggaggagcagcagcagcagatgaagcCCTCAGCAGCTGTCAGTGACCCCACCACTGTTGCGACAGCTCCCACACATATAGACAGTCCCCGCAAG GACGCTGCCTTTATTTTGGATTTTATACGTAGCCCACGCTCCTCCTACATCTATCACTCTCAG TTGCCTGCTGAAGTTAGCGAGGCTGCAGACAAGGGAGTCCAGCCTGGAGCgacaggtggagcagcagcacagccgGCAGGAGAGactgcagccagcagcagcataGATACCAG TGGCCAGTCTGCAACGGGAGTcgtctctctgtcctcctcctcacctcccttGGAGATCCTGGAAGCAATCAAACATCCCAC GACAGGTGTACAGCTGCTCCCAGAGCAGAAAGGTCTCCCACTCAACTGCTTTATCAGCGCTGAGGTTGTTCATTGGCTGGTCAATAATGTCGATGGAGTGGATACACAGGCAATGGCTGTGGATAAAATGCAG AAAATGCTGGATGAAGGTTTGGTGGCCCATGCTTCTGGAGAAGCAATGCGCACCTTCGTCTACGGTTTCTACTTCTACAGGATTGTTGGAGAGAAGGATG gGCCAATCTCCCAGCTCCCCCCCACAGCTCCTGGAGTTTGGTCCACTGCAGCCCTGGAGGACTTCACCCTGTTCCAGAGAAAGTGGTTCGAAGTGGCTTTTGTATTAGAGGAGCAGCAACCCTGTGACCTCCCGACTTTCCTCCTGCCCTGGCTGCCCAGCCGGCCAGCATCCTACGCAAGTAGGCACAGCTCCTTCAGCCGCAGCTTTGGAGGACGCAGCCAGGCCGCTGCACTGCTAG cTGCTACAGTCCCGGAGCAGAAGACAGTCACGCTGGATGTGGATGTTAACAACCGCAGCGACCGGACTGAATGGTGCAGCTGTTATTACCATGGAAACTTCTCCCTCACCGCTGCCTTTGAGATCAAACTGCACTGGATGgctgtcactgctgcagtgcTCTTTGAGATG GTTCAAGGGTGGCATAGGAAAGCAGCCTCGTGCGGCTTCCTGTTGGTTCCGGTGCTGGAGGTTCCTTTCGCTCTGACCTCCTACCTGTATGGAGACCCACTGAGAGCCCAGCTCTTCATCTCTCTCAACATCCAGTGTCTGCTGAAGAACGGCAGTGACAAGCTATTTGAAG GTTTTGAACCAGAGACCTACTGGGAAAGGATGCAGCTCTTTCAGGAGGCCATACTGTACAG